The stretch of DNA ATAGGTTATCATATCATTCCATAACCATGAAACTCCTATATCTACTCCTTCAGGATATACAATGGAAGGATCTAAACCTCCTGAATAAGGTTTGTACACAACTCCTTTATATCCATTTTCTACTTCTGTACAGGAAGTTAAAATAATTATTCCAACTACACTTAAAAGAAACTTTTTCATATTGAGTTTTATTTTTTTCTTTTTTTAAAATACATATAAGTTACCCAAAAAACATAAACAACTATTGCTATCGTTAAAAACGAAACTAGTGCTTTCATAACGCTAAAATTATATCATAACAAATTTACTAAAATTTAATGGATTTGTATTTACCTTCTCTCTTCAAACTCTACACTTTATACGACAAGAATTTCGTAAGTATATCTTTTTCAAATAAAAAGTGATTTATTTTATCTTCACTTATTCACAACATAAACTGTAACTTAAAAGTAAATCGTATTTATTAAATTTGCATAAAATATTTAAGTTTGGCAAAAATAGGTAACATAGATTTAGGTGAATTCCCTTTATTATTAGCTCCCATGGAGGATGTGAGTGATCCACCCTTTAGAAGATTATGTAAAGAGCACGGGGCTGATGTAATGTATACTGAATTTATTTCAGTTGAAGGTTTAATTCGAGATGCACGAAAAAGTGTAAAAAAACTCGATATTTTTGAATATGAAAAGCCCATTGGTATTCAAATTTTTGGTGCTAATTTAGATTCTATGATTGAAGCTACTGACATTGTAACAGAAGCTCAACCTGACATTTTAGATATTAATTTTGGTTGTCCTGTAAAAAAAGTAGTAGGTAAAGGTGCTGGAGCAGGTATTTTAAAAGATATTGACAAAATGGTTCGTTTAACCAAAGCCGTTGTAGATCGAACTCATCTGCCTGTAACAGTAAAAACACGTTTAGGTTGGGATCATGATTCTATTAAAATAGTGGAAGTTGCTGAACGCTTACAAGATGTAGGTATCGCCGCACTATCTATCCACGGTAGAACGCGTTCTCAAATGTATAAAGGTGAAGCCGATTGGACTTTAATTAGAGAAGCAAAGCAAAACCCTCGAATACACATTCCTATCTTTGGAAATGGAGATGTAGATTCTCCTGAAAAAGCAAAGCTCATGCGTGATGAATACGGTTTAGATGGAGCTATGATCGGGCGTGCAGCTATTGGTTACCCTTGGATATTTGATGAAATTAAACATTATTTTAAAACTGGGGAGCATTTAAACCCTCCAACGATAAAAGAACGTGTAGAAGCTGCTAAAAAACATTTAACTTGGTCTGTAGAATGGAAAGGAGAACGTACGGGCATTGTTGAAACTAGACGTCATTATACCAACTATTTTAGAGGGATTCCTTATTTCAAAGAATATAAAAACAAATTGGTTACAACGGATGAACTTGATGTTTTATTTGAAACATTAGAAACCATTTCAGAAAAGTTTTAATTACTTCACCATATATAAAAACAAAAAGGATCTATAATTATTATAGATCCTTTTTTCAATATTTTATATTGTAATTTATTATCCTCTTGAATTAATAATTCTCCTTGCTTGTAAATAACGTTTACTCCAATAAGAGTTACTTAATTTAGAAACCGTTACACCTTTTGAAGATGAAGCATGTATAAAGGAGCTATTATTACCATCAGGTGTAATAATAATTCCTACGTGAGAGACTCTTCCTCCTCCTTGTGTTGCAAAAAACACCAAATCTCCTTTTTCTAATTGTGACTTAGAAACATAATGTCCTTTTTTGGCTTGATCTCTAGAAACACGAGGTAATGAAATATCATGGGGTCCAAATGATTTTTGGACAAAAGCTGAACAGTCGATTCCACTTCTCGACATTCCTCCATAACGATAAGGTGTTCCCAAATAGGTTCTTGCAGTTGATAAAATTTGATCAGCTTTTATGTTAGCACTTGTTGTGGCTCTGTTTTTAACATCTAAAGATGCATTTCTTTCTAAAGTTTTATTAGCTATCGAAGTATCTTCTATTACTTCAATAGGTTTATAAGGTATAAATTCTTCCTTTTTTTCTACTTCATGATTATTCTGATATGTTCTTGATTTTACTACAGCTTCTGGAATATTTGATGCAGTTCCTTTTGTATTTTGAACATAATAATTAGGAACACAACTGGTTACCATTATAAATACTGTAAAAAAAAGAATATTTTTACCTATTTTAATAATACTCATAAAATTACTGATAATTAGCGTTTTATTTATAAAATATATAAACGCAAAATTAATACAAATATTTTAAATCGAAAAAAATAAAAAAACGTTTGTGCTATATCAAAAATGTATTATATTTGCAACCGCTAAAATAGCGAAATTATTTTGGCCCGTTCGTCTATCGGCTAGGACGCCAGGTTTTCATCCTGGTAAGAGGGGTTCGATTCCCCTACGGGCTACTAAATAAATTATTTAATTTATTAAAATTTAAAATTATGGCAAATCATAAGTCAGCTTTAAAAAGAATCAGACAATCTGAAACAAGACGTTTAAGAAATCGTTTTTATCATAAATCGACTCGTACGGCTATTAAAAAGTTAAGAGAAGAGGAAGATAAGAAATCTGCTGAAGAGCAATTTCCTAAAGTTGTTTCTATGATTGATCGTTTAGCTAAAAAGAACATTATTCACAAGAATAAAGCTTCTAACTTAAAAAGTAAATTAGCTAAGAAAGTAGCGGCATTATAATATTTATTATATAATTGGCCCGTTCGTCTATCGGCTAGGACGCCAGGTTTTCATCCTGGTAAGAGGGGTTCGATTCCCCTACGGGCTACCATTTAGCTTCTCTATTTGTTTAGAGGAGCTTTTTTATCTTCCTAAAATCTTTAGACATTCAAAAACAAATTAAGATAAGTCGGTAATATCCTGAAATATGTGGAACTACATTAAGAGTAGTTATAAAGCTGTTTAATTTTATCTACAATTGTTTTGGCTAATTTAAACTTACTTTCTTGTGTCCAACCTGCAATATGAGGTGTTAATAACACATTCTCTGCTTCAATTAAATATTGAAGAGCTTCGGGCATCACTCCTTCAAAAAGATTCTCAAAAGAACTCTTTTCATACTCTAATACATCTAAACCTGCTGCAATCACTTTTCCCGACTGTAAGGCTTTTA from Flavobacteriaceae bacterium UJ101 encodes:
- a CDS encoding 30S ribosomal protein S20 (Binds directly to 16S ribosomal RNA; Belongs to the ribosomal protein S20P family.), yielding MANHKSALKRIRQSETRRLRNRFYHKSTRTAIKKLREEEDKKSAEEQFPKVVSMIDRLAKKNIIHKNKASNLKSKLAKKVAAL
- the lytE gene encoding putative endopeptidase (Belongs to the peptidase C40 family.; KEGG: bif:N288_10955 peptidoglycan endopeptidase LytE; Acting on peptide bonds (peptidases)), whose amino-acid sequence is MSIIKIGKNILFFTVFIMVTSCVPNYYVQNTKGTASNIPEAVVKSRTYQNNHEVEKKEEFIPYKPIEVIEDTSIANKTLERNASLDVKNRATTSANIKADQILSTARTYLGTPYRYGGMSRSGIDCSAFVQKSFGPHDISLPRVSRDQAKKGHYVSKSQLEKGDLVFFATQGGGRVSHVGIIITPDGNNSSFIHASSSKGVTVSKLSNSYWSKRYLQARRIINSRG
- a CDS encoding putative tRNA-dihydrouridine synthase (Catalyzes the synthesis of 5,6-dihydrouridine (D), a modified base found in the D-loop of most tRNAs, via the reduction of the C5-C6 double bond in target uridines; Belongs to the Dus family.; KEGG: gfo:GFO_3332 UJ101; Oxidoreductases), with product MAKIGNIDLGEFPLLLAPMEDVSDPPFRRLCKEHGADVMYTEFISVEGLIRDARKSVKKLDIFEYEKPIGIQIFGANLDSMIEATDIVTEAQPDILDINFGCPVKKVVGKGAGAGILKDIDKMVRLTKAVVDRTHLPVTVKTRLGWDHDSIKIVEVAERLQDVGIAALSIHGRTRSQMYKGEADWTLIREAKQNPRIHIPIFGNGDVDSPEKAKLMRDEYGLDGAMIGRAAIGYPWIFDEIKHYFKTGEHLNPPTIKERVEAAKKHLTWSVEWKGERTGIVETRRHYTNYFRGIPYFKEYKNKLVTTDELDVLFETLETISEKF